Proteins from a genomic interval of Gossypium hirsutum isolate 1008001.06 chromosome A09, Gossypium_hirsutum_v2.1, whole genome shotgun sequence:
- the LOC107892141 gene encoding terpene synthase 10-like isoform X1, with translation MALSLLTAVPSSSFIRLHTKGTSNRSNVNNLSVVRASNSVATANDSDQKIVRRSANYHPPTWDYDYIQSLKSDYLGESFNEQAIRLVGEVRMMLEKVMDPLEKLELIDTLQRLGLSYHFQDETKRILEDIHTRADQSKALWKEDNLYATALEFRLLRQHGYNLTQEVFSGFMDEMGNFKSSLCEDCKGLLNLYEASHLSMEDEGILDTARHFAAKQLQQYLKQKKLDEYVRMLVEHALELPLHWRVSRLEARWFIDVYEKREKRNPILLELAKLDFNIVQAVYQDDLIYASKWWRDIGLGEKLPFARDMLMENFLWTVGIAFDPHFGNLRRTLTKVIALITSIDDVYDVYGTLDELELFTQAVERWDINAMELLPEYMKICFFALYNSINEIAFDNLKEHGFHTIPLLKKAWAELCKAYLVEAKWYYSGYIPTLNEYMDNAWISIAVPLVISHVFSSSNLTTKKCLEYWKEDSNLIYSSAIIFRLADDLGTSMTSRDFYY, from the exons ATGGCCCTTAGTCTCCTAACTGCAGTTCCTAGCAGCAGTTTCATCAGATTGCATACGAAAGGCACCTCCAACAGATCAAATGTCAACAACTTGAGTGTTGTTCGAGCCTCCAACTCTGTTGCTACAGCCAATGATTCGGATCAAAAAATTGTTAGACGGTCTGCTAATTACCATCCTCCTACTTGGGATTACGATTATATTCAGTCGCTCAAGAGTGACTATCtg GGGGAATCATTTAATGAACAAGCAATCAGACTTGTGGGTGAAGTGAGAATGATGCTTGAGAAAGTTATGGACCCTTTAGAGAAGCTTGAGCTGATCGATACCTTGCAGAGGCTCGGTTTATCTTATCATTTTCAGGATGAAACCAAGAGGATTTTGGAGGATATCCATACAAGGGCTGATCAGAGCAAGGCTTTATGGAAGGAAGACAACTTATATGCTACAGCACTTGAATTTAGACTCCTAAGGCAGCATGGTTATAATTTAACTCAAG AGGTTTTCTCCGGTTTCATGGACGAGATGGGGAATTTCAAGTCGAGTCTTTGTGAGGACTGCAAAGGGCTTCTAAACTTGTATGAAGCTTCACACCTTTCCATGGAGGATGAAGGTATCTTAGACACTGCAAGGCATTTCGCAGCTAAACAGCTTCAACAATATCTGAAGCAAAAGAAATTAGATGAATATGTTAGGATGCTAGTGGAGCATGCGTTGGAACTTCCTCTACATTGGAGGGTGTCAAGGTTGGAAGCCAGGTGGTTTATAGATGTGTAcgagaaaagagagaaaagaaatccTATTCTTTTGGAGCTCGCTAAATTGGATTTTAATATTGTGCAAGCAGTGTACCAGGATGATCTAATATATGCTTCCAA GTGGTGGAGGGATATAGGACTGGGAGAAAAGCTACCCTTTGCAAGAGACATGTTGATGGAGAACTTTCTATGGACAGTGGGCATTGCATTTGATCCTCATTTTGGGAACCTTAGAAGAACTCTAACAAAGGTTATCGCATTAATAACAAGTATTGATGATGTGTATGATGTGTATGGTACATTGGATGAGTTAGAGCTCTTCACTCAAGCTGTTGAGAG ATGGGATATAAATGCAATGGAGCTTCTCCCAGAATATATGAAGATATGTTTCTTTGCTCTTTACAACTCCATAAACGAAATAGCATTTGATAATCTCAAGGAACATGGATTTCATACCATTCCTTTATTGAAGAAAGCG TGGGCAGAGTTATGCAAAGCTTACTTAGTGGAGGCAAAGTGGTATTACAGTGGATACATACCAACATTAAACGAGTATATGGATAATGCATGGATTTCTATTGCGGTTCCCTTAGTAATATCACATGTTTTTTCCTCATCAAATCTAACAACAAAGAAGTGCTTGGAGTACTGGAAGGAAGATTCTAATCTAATTTATTCCTCGGCCATAATTTTCCGACTTGCTGATGATCTTGGGACATCAATG ACATCGAGAGACTTTTACTACTAA
- the LOC107892141 gene encoding terpene synthase 10-like, with the protein MALSLLTAVPSSSFIRLHTKGTSNRSNVNNLSVVRASNSVATANDSDQKIVRRSANYHPPTWDYDYIQSLKSDYLGESFNEQAIRLVGEVRMMLEKVMDPLEKLELIDTLQRLGLSYHFQDETKRILEDIHTRADQSKALWKEDNLYATALEFRLLRQHGYNLTQEVFSGFMDEMGNFKSSLCEDCKGLLNLYEASHLSMEDEGILDTARHFAAKQLQQYLKQKKLDEYVRMLVEHALELPLHWRVSRLEARWFIDVYEKREKRNPILLELAKLDFNIVQAVYQDDLIYASKWWRDIGLGEKLPFARDMLMENFLWTVGIAFDPHFGNLRRTLTKVIALITSIDDVYDVYGTLDELELFTQAVERWDINAMELLPEYMKICFFALYNSINEIAFDNLKEHGFHTIPLLKKAWAELCKAYLVEAKWYYSGYIPTLNEYMDNAWISIAVPLVISHVFSSSNLTTKKCLEYWKEDSNLIYSSAIIFRLADDLGTSMDELKRGDVPKSIQCYMHETGCSEVKAREYVKKLIDATWKRMNGEYLMSQSPLSLPFKHIALNLVRIAQCMYQYGDNHGIEDQKTNDHVLLLLVSSIP; encoded by the exons ATGGCCCTTAGTCTCCTAACTGCAGTTCCTAGCAGCAGTTTCATCAGATTGCATACGAAAGGCACCTCCAACAGATCAAATGTCAACAACTTGAGTGTTGTTCGAGCCTCCAACTCTGTTGCTACAGCCAATGATTCGGATCAAAAAATTGTTAGACGGTCTGCTAATTACCATCCTCCTACTTGGGATTACGATTATATTCAGTCGCTCAAGAGTGACTATCtg GGGGAATCATTTAATGAACAAGCAATCAGACTTGTGGGTGAAGTGAGAATGATGCTTGAGAAAGTTATGGACCCTTTAGAGAAGCTTGAGCTGATCGATACCTTGCAGAGGCTCGGTTTATCTTATCATTTTCAGGATGAAACCAAGAGGATTTTGGAGGATATCCATACAAGGGCTGATCAGAGCAAGGCTTTATGGAAGGAAGACAACTTATATGCTACAGCACTTGAATTTAGACTCCTAAGGCAGCATGGTTATAATTTAACTCAAG AGGTTTTCTCCGGTTTCATGGACGAGATGGGGAATTTCAAGTCGAGTCTTTGTGAGGACTGCAAAGGGCTTCTAAACTTGTATGAAGCTTCACACCTTTCCATGGAGGATGAAGGTATCTTAGACACTGCAAGGCATTTCGCAGCTAAACAGCTTCAACAATATCTGAAGCAAAAGAAATTAGATGAATATGTTAGGATGCTAGTGGAGCATGCGTTGGAACTTCCTCTACATTGGAGGGTGTCAAGGTTGGAAGCCAGGTGGTTTATAGATGTGTAcgagaaaagagagaaaagaaatccTATTCTTTTGGAGCTCGCTAAATTGGATTTTAATATTGTGCAAGCAGTGTACCAGGATGATCTAATATATGCTTCCAA GTGGTGGAGGGATATAGGACTGGGAGAAAAGCTACCCTTTGCAAGAGACATGTTGATGGAGAACTTTCTATGGACAGTGGGCATTGCATTTGATCCTCATTTTGGGAACCTTAGAAGAACTCTAACAAAGGTTATCGCATTAATAACAAGTATTGATGATGTGTATGATGTGTATGGTACATTGGATGAGTTAGAGCTCTTCACTCAAGCTGTTGAGAG ATGGGATATAAATGCAATGGAGCTTCTCCCAGAATATATGAAGATATGTTTCTTTGCTCTTTACAACTCCATAAACGAAATAGCATTTGATAATCTCAAGGAACATGGATTTCATACCATTCCTTTATTGAAGAAAGCG TGGGCAGAGTTATGCAAAGCTTACTTAGTGGAGGCAAAGTGGTATTACAGTGGATACATACCAACATTAAACGAGTATATGGATAATGCATGGATTTCTATTGCGGTTCCCTTAGTAATATCACATGTTTTTTCCTCATCAAATCTAACAACAAAGAAGTGCTTGGAGTACTGGAAGGAAGATTCTAATCTAATTTATTCCTCGGCCATAATTTTCCGACTTGCTGATGATCTTGGGACATCAATG GATGAACTTAAAAGAGGTGATGTCCCTAAATCTATTCAATGTTACATGCATGAAACTGGTTGTTCTGAAGTGAAAGCTCGTGAATATGTAAAAAAGTTAATTGATGCAACATGGAAAAGGATGAATGGAGAATATCTAATGTCTCAATCCCCCTTATCTCTTCCGTTTAAACATATTGCATTGAACCTAGTAAGGATTGCTCAATGCATGTACCAATACGGTGACAACCATGGGATTGAAGATCAAAAGACTAATGATCATGTATTATTATTACTTGTTTCATCTATTCCTTAG